A genomic segment from Desulfonatronum lacustre DSM 10312 encodes:
- the hypB gene encoding hydrogenase nickel incorporation protein HypB, whose protein sequence is MSKTIPVIRNILDANNRLADQLRNVYAENSLLALNLMSSPGAGKTSLLERTLSDLRDELRMAVIEGDLQTDNDARRVAATGAQAVQINTEGGCHLDSSMILEALKQMDLAALDVLFIENVGNLVCPAEFDLGEKAKVTLLSVTEGDDKPEKYPMMFAQSKVLLLNKIDLLPYVDFDLERATRFARALNPEIVVFPVSCRTGEGLEPWYAWLKDAALAERR, encoded by the coding sequence ATGTCCAAAACCATTCCCGTGATCCGTAATATTCTGGATGCCAACAACCGCTTGGCTGATCAGCTTCGCAACGTCTATGCGGAAAACAGCCTGCTGGCCCTGAACCTGATGAGTTCGCCGGGAGCCGGCAAGACCTCACTTCTGGAGCGCACTTTGAGCGATCTGCGCGATGAACTGCGCATGGCCGTAATCGAGGGCGACCTGCAGACGGACAACGACGCCCGGCGCGTGGCCGCCACCGGGGCCCAGGCCGTGCAGATCAACACCGAGGGCGGCTGCCACCTGGATAGCTCCATGATCCTGGAGGCCTTGAAGCAGATGGACCTGGCGGCCCTGGACGTGCTGTTCATCGAGAACGTGGGCAACCTGGTCTGCCCCGCGGAGTTCGACCTGGGCGAAAAGGCCAAGGTGACCCTGCTCAGCGTGACCGAGGGCGACGACAAGCCGGAGAAGTATCCGATGATGTTCGCTCAGTCCAAGGTGCTGTTGCTGAACAAGATCGACCTGCTACCCTACGTGGATTTCGACCTGGAAAGGGCGACCCGCTTCGCCCGCGCCCTGAATCCGGAAATCGTCGTCTTCCCGGTTTCCTGCCGCACGGGAGAAGGGCTGGAACCCTGGTATGCGTGGCTCAAGGACGCAGCGCTGGCGGAGCGCCGGTAG
- a CDS encoding DUF4160 domain-containing protein — protein sequence MPTILQLLGWRLFFYSNESNEPMHVHCRKGQMECKFWIDEVGYDIRLAHAYGMSPKDEREIRKIIFDHFDLITSEWNNFQKRRRQ from the coding sequence ATGCCGACAATTTTACAGCTTCTTGGATGGCGTCTTTTTTTCTATTCCAATGAAAGCAACGAACCGATGCACGTCCACTGCAGAAAAGGGCAAATGGAGTGCAAATTTTGGATCGATGAGGTAGGGTACGACATTCGGCTTGCACATGCCTACGGCATGAGTCCGAAGGATGAGCGGGAAATTCGCAAGATCATATTCGACCACTTCGATCTTATAACGAGTGAATGGAACAATTTTCAAAAAAGGCGGCGGCAATGA
- a CDS encoding DUF2442 domain-containing protein, whose product MNEHHIITNRCIVDGVLHLTVDGYDLEVNLRDVSSAFANASELEMRAFEVTPSGYGLHWPLLDEDISIDGLLGKTQMLDDEHHFTTRPSNTSSAPAFAVSG is encoded by the coding sequence ATGAACGAACATCATATAATCACGAATCGTTGCATCGTGGACGGCGTCCTCCATCTGACCGTGGACGGATACGATTTGGAGGTGAACCTTCGCGACGTGTCGTCCGCCTTTGCCAATGCTTCTGAACTGGAGATGCGGGCTTTTGAAGTCACGCCTTCGGGATATGGGCTCCACTGGCCGCTTCTTGATGAAGACATTTCCATTGACGGACTGCTCGGGAAAACGCAGATGTTGGACGATGAACACCATTTCACCACGCGACCGTCCAACACGTCTTCAGCCCCAGCATTTGCTGTTTCCGGATGA
- a CDS encoding ABC transporter substrate-binding protein yields the protein MRRGLFLVAAALMLFAASPGSAQIKIGVLSDLSGPTSDVGRPYADGIRHCVEYLNKQGGIAGQRIELLQVDYAYNVQQAIAAYNRFKGQGMVALQGWGTADTEALVRFVARDEIPTYSASYSAHLTDPKTAPYNFFIAADYSTQARAALQYFHDNWTEDRPIKLGLLYPNHPYGLAPIPAIKAFAQELGFELVGEDNVGLGDMDATSQLLRMQRLAPDYVWVGGTISSTAVILKDAQKIGMQAKFITNIWGSDEQLLQLAGSAVNGHYGLHTSAVYGAEVPGMKVIEELTGGRHQNIHYIRGFASMYTMAEAIRVAAEQGKVTGPAIRDASRTLRDFDPMGLTPPISFFEDDHRPNMVVYLYQLFEDRMELVAEQELERRPEWFGH from the coding sequence ATGAGACGAGGACTTTTCTTAGTGGCGGCGGCCTTGATGCTGTTCGCGGCATCTCCGGGATCGGCCCAGATCAAGATCGGCGTGTTGTCCGATCTGAGCGGCCCCACGTCCGATGTTGGTCGGCCGTATGCCGACGGAATCCGGCATTGCGTCGAGTATCTGAACAAGCAGGGCGGCATTGCCGGGCAGCGCATCGAATTGCTCCAGGTGGACTACGCCTACAACGTTCAGCAGGCCATCGCGGCCTACAACCGCTTCAAGGGCCAGGGCATGGTTGCGCTGCAAGGCTGGGGCACGGCCGACACGGAGGCCTTGGTCCGGTTCGTGGCCCGGGACGAGATCCCGACCTACTCGGCCTCCTATTCCGCGCACCTGACCGACCCGAAAACAGCGCCCTACAACTTCTTCATCGCCGCGGACTATTCCACCCAGGCCCGGGCCGCCCTGCAGTACTTCCATGACAACTGGACCGAAGACCGCCCCATCAAGCTCGGCCTGCTCTACCCCAACCACCCCTACGGCCTGGCGCCCATTCCGGCCATCAAGGCCTTTGCCCAGGAGCTGGGCTTCGAGCTGGTAGGCGAAGACAACGTCGGCCTGGGAGACATGGACGCCACCAGCCAGTTGCTACGCATGCAGCGCCTGGCCCCGGACTACGTCTGGGTGGGCGGGACCATCTCTTCCACCGCGGTGATCCTCAAGGACGCTCAGAAGATCGGCATGCAGGCCAAATTCATCACCAACATCTGGGGCAGCGACGAGCAACTCCTGCAACTGGCCGGTTCCGCGGTCAACGGCCATTACGGCCTGCACACCTCCGCGGTGTACGGCGCGGAGGTGCCGGGCATGAAGGTCATCGAAGAACTCACCGGTGGCCGCCACCAGAATATCCACTACATCCGCGGCTTCGCCTCCATGTACACCATGGCCGAGGCCATCCGCGTCGCCGCGGAGCAGGGCAAGGTCACCGGGCCGGCCATTCGGGACGCCTCCCGGACCCTGCGCGACTTCGATCCCATGGGTCTGACGCCGCCGATCAGCTTTTTCGAAGATGATCACCGACCGAACATGGTGGTCTATCTCTACCAGCTTTTCGAAGATCGCATGGAACTGGTGGCTGAGCAGGAGTTGGAGCGACGTCCGGAGTGGTTTGGACATTAG
- a CDS encoding ABC transporter ATP-binding protein codes for MDLLKIENLEVVYNDVILVLKGLSLKVRQGQITALLGPNGAGKSTTLKAVSGLIRTEDGEITEGAVMYQDRPIHKTLPEKIVREGIFQVMEGRRVFEDLSVEENLRCGGFTRPASEYPESLRRVYEYFPRLQERRKQLAGYLSGGEQQMLAIGRALMAKPKLLLLDEPSLGLAPLLVEEIFTIVQRVNQEEGVTILLVEQNARAALSIAQHGYILENGRIVMDGTSESLLNNPDVQEFYLGLGHGGEKRSYRDVKHYRRRKRWLG; via the coding sequence ATGGACCTGCTTAAAATCGAAAACCTCGAAGTCGTGTACAACGACGTCATTCTGGTGCTCAAAGGCCTTTCCCTGAAGGTCCGCCAGGGCCAAATCACGGCCCTGCTGGGGCCCAACGGCGCGGGCAAATCCACCACCCTCAAGGCCGTATCCGGACTGATCCGCACCGAGGACGGCGAGATCACCGAGGGCGCGGTCATGTATCAGGACCGCCCCATCCACAAGACCCTGCCTGAAAAGATCGTCCGCGAGGGCATCTTCCAGGTCATGGAAGGTCGGCGCGTCTTCGAGGACCTCAGCGTTGAGGAAAACCTGCGTTGCGGCGGCTTCACCCGCCCGGCCTCAGAGTATCCGGAGTCCTTACGACGGGTTTATGAATACTTTCCCCGACTCCAGGAGCGCCGTAAACAGTTGGCCGGATACCTTTCAGGCGGGGAGCAGCAGATGCTGGCCATTGGCCGAGCCTTGATGGCCAAACCGAAACTGCTCTTGCTGGACGAACCCTCTCTGGGGCTGGCCCCGTTGCTGGTGGAGGAAATCTTCACCATCGTCCAGCGGGTCAACCAGGAAGAAGGCGTAACTATCCTCCTGGTGGAACAGAACGCCCGCGCCGCCTTAAGCATTGCCCAGCACGGCTACATTCTTGAAAACGGACGGATCGTCATGGACGGCACTTCGGAATCCCTGCTCAACAACCCTGACGTTCAGGAATTCTACCTCGGCCTGGGCCACGGCGGAGAAAAACGCAGCTACCGCGACGTCAAGCACTACCGCCGACGCAAGCGTTGGCTCGGTTAG
- the hypA gene encoding hydrogenase maturation nickel metallochaperone HypA, whose product MHEMSIAESLIRIVEAEMANHGLRTVQRITIQHGALSTMVPEALDLAFEAMTLGTALEGAVLEYEKVPLSLRCSKCETTFSPEVRSLHFAPCPSCGEEFAHTVLTGKELNIAHIEGDT is encoded by the coding sequence ATGCACGAAATGTCAATTGCCGAGTCCTTGATCCGGATCGTGGAGGCCGAGATGGCCAATCATGGTCTGCGTACCGTGCAGCGGATAACCATCCAGCACGGCGCGCTGTCCACCATGGTCCCGGAGGCCCTAGATCTGGCCTTTGAGGCCATGACCCTTGGCACGGCCCTGGAAGGGGCGGTGCTGGAGTATGAAAAAGTGCCGCTGTCTTTGCGATGCTCCAAGTGCGAAACGACGTTTTCACCTGAGGTGCGCAGCCTGCACTTCGCCCCCTGTCCCTCTTGCGGCGAAGAGTTCGCGCATACCGTGCTCACCGGCAAGGAACTGAACATTGCTCATATCGAAGGAGACACTTGA
- a CDS encoding branched-chain amino acid ABC transporter permease, whose protein sequence is MRGKCGLFHTSYASETRFFQTGFQKLSLGVFLALLLCSPFFLSNYQVSMLNMINIAVIGAVALNLLTGCCGQISLGHGAFIGVGAYTTGICTLAGWPFFAALLFGGLVTAVVGMLFGIPSLRLKGIYLAIATLAAQLILSYVFLHWESVTGGSIGMGLDAPVILGISLDNDAKMFYLTFGVAAVSVLLVANILRTRHGRAFVAIRDFHQSAESVGVNLFAYKLQAFAVSSFLAGIAGGLWAHYTMYITPEQFDIMLSIQYLAMIIIGGLGSVLGSIFGAVFVTLLPEFLGALAQLAGTFFPNISMYFLALREGIFGLILVLFLIFEPEGLAHRWRLIKAYWKLYPFAH, encoded by the coding sequence ATGCGCGGTAAATGCGGACTGTTTCACACCTCCTATGCCTCGGAAACCCGGTTCTTCCAGACCGGATTTCAGAAACTGAGCCTGGGCGTCTTCCTGGCCCTGCTGCTCTGTTCCCCGTTTTTCCTGAGCAACTATCAGGTCTCGATGCTGAACATGATCAACATCGCGGTGATCGGGGCCGTGGCCTTGAACCTGCTCACCGGGTGCTGCGGCCAGATATCCCTGGGCCACGGCGCGTTCATCGGCGTGGGAGCGTATACAACGGGCATCTGCACCCTGGCCGGATGGCCGTTTTTCGCGGCCCTGCTCTTCGGCGGGCTGGTTACGGCCGTGGTGGGCATGCTCTTCGGCATCCCATCGCTGCGCCTGAAGGGCATCTATCTGGCCATCGCCACCCTGGCCGCCCAGTTGATCCTGAGCTACGTCTTCCTGCACTGGGAGTCGGTCACCGGTGGCTCCATCGGCATGGGGCTGGACGCGCCGGTTATCCTGGGCATATCCCTGGATAACGACGCCAAGATGTTCTACCTGACCTTCGGCGTGGCCGCGGTCAGCGTCCTGCTGGTGGCCAATATCCTGCGCACCCGCCACGGGCGGGCCTTCGTGGCCATCCGGGACTTTCACCAGTCCGCCGAGTCCGTAGGGGTGAACCTCTTCGCCTACAAGCTGCAAGCCTTCGCCGTCAGCTCCTTCCTGGCCGGGATCGCCGGCGGACTCTGGGCCCACTACACCATGTACATCACCCCGGAGCAGTTCGACATCATGCTCTCCATCCAGTACCTGGCCATGATCATCATCGGCGGCCTGGGCAGCGTGCTGGGCAGCATCTTCGGCGCGGTCTTCGTAACCTTGCTCCCGGAATTTCTAGGCGCTTTGGCCCAGTTGGCCGGTACGTTCTTCCCGAACATCAGCATGTATTTCCTGGCCCTGCGCGAGGGCATCTTCGGCCTGATCCTCGTCCTGTTCCTGATCTTCGAGCCCGAAGGCCTGGCTCATCGCTGGCGACTGATCAAGGCATACTGGAAGCTGTATCCGTTCGCGCATTGA
- a CDS encoding CBS domain-containing protein, which translates to MYVGLKMLTDMPTITPKTLVMEADKIMEKGRLWMLMAVDEKGRYIGAVRKEDVRSALPSPVTTLSRHELNYLMSKLTVEKMILKDVPSVPPQMEIEEAAKIMYDKDLAGLPVVDSKNILLGYINRNVMLDVLVEEMGLAQGGSRIVFEVVERTGVIAEVSNIIAAMNVSIISTATFYHNTKRMVVIRIQMDDPGPVLKALLERGYHVVGPCDFAKEWC; encoded by the coding sequence ATGTATGTCGGACTGAAAATGCTCACGGACATGCCCACCATCACCCCCAAGACCTTGGTGATGGAGGCGGACAAGATCATGGAAAAAGGCCGCCTTTGGATGCTCATGGCCGTTGACGAAAAGGGCCGCTACATCGGGGCGGTGCGCAAGGAGGACGTCCGGTCGGCCCTGCCCTCCCCGGTGACCACCCTGAGTCGGCATGAGTTGAATTACCTGATGTCCAAGCTGACGGTGGAAAAAATGATCCTCAAGGATGTCCCATCCGTTCCTCCGCAGATGGAAATCGAGGAAGCCGCCAAAATCATGTACGACAAGGACTTGGCCGGGCTGCCCGTGGTGGACTCCAAAAACATTCTGTTGGGGTACATCAACCGCAACGTGATGCTTGACGTTCTGGTGGAGGAAATGGGGCTGGCCCAGGGCGGGTCGCGAATCGTCTTCGAGGTCGTGGAGCGCACCGGGGTCATCGCCGAAGTCTCGAACATCATCGCGGCCATGAACGTGAGCATCATCTCCACGGCCACGTTTTATCACAATACGAAGCGGATGGTCGTCATCCGGATCCAGATGGACGATCCGGGACCGGTTCTCAAGGCCTTGTTGGAACGCGGCTACCATGTCGTCGGCCCCTGCGATTTCGCCAAGGAGTGGTGCTAG
- a CDS encoding branched-chain amino acid ABC transporter permease, translating into MEYYLQLFVNGLVVGSIYSLVALGFVIIYKATKVVNFAQGEMVMVGAYICFALTVQMGLPFLVSFLMTLVFSVILGLCIERVILRPLIGEPIISVIMVTVGLSTVLKSLVQLFWGTQIRVYPPILPTDPIWIAGVPVAPVYIAAFVLSALLFAVFSLFFKYSRTGIAMRATAMDQQAAQSMGIGVKNIFALSWCIAAVVSSIGGIILGNINGINAQLGHLGLKVFPAVILGGLDSLLGAALGGLIIGVLENVADGFMQQVFSLPGFKEVAAYVVLVIILMLRPYGLFGTHEIERV; encoded by the coding sequence ATGGAATACTATCTTCAACTCTTCGTGAACGGCTTAGTGGTCGGAAGCATTTACAGTTTGGTGGCTCTGGGCTTCGTGATCATTTACAAGGCGACCAAGGTGGTCAATTTCGCCCAGGGCGAGATGGTCATGGTCGGGGCGTACATCTGTTTCGCCTTGACCGTGCAGATGGGGCTGCCGTTTCTGGTTTCCTTTCTGATGACCCTGGTGTTTTCCGTGATCCTCGGCCTGTGCATCGAGCGGGTGATTTTGCGCCCGCTGATCGGCGAGCCGATCATCAGCGTGATCATGGTCACCGTGGGGCTGTCCACGGTGCTCAAATCCCTGGTCCAGTTGTTCTGGGGCACCCAGATCCGGGTCTATCCGCCCATCCTGCCCACGGACCCGATCTGGATCGCCGGCGTGCCGGTGGCCCCGGTGTACATCGCGGCCTTTGTCCTCTCCGCCCTGCTGTTCGCCGTGTTCTCACTGTTCTTCAAATATTCCCGGACCGGCATTGCCATGCGGGCCACGGCCATGGACCAGCAGGCCGCCCAGTCCATGGGCATCGGGGTCAAGAACATCTTCGCCCTGTCCTGGTGCATCGCCGCGGTGGTCTCCAGCATCGGCGGGATCATCCTGGGCAACATCAACGGAATCAACGCCCAGTTGGGGCACCTGGGCCTGAAGGTCTTTCCCGCGGTCATCCTCGGCGGCCTGGACAGTTTATTGGGCGCGGCCTTAGGCGGACTGATCATCGGCGTCCTGGAAAACGTGGCCGACGGCTTCATGCAGCAGGTCTTCAGCCTGCCCGGCTTCAAGGAAGTCGCCGCTTACGTGGTCCTGGTGATCATCCTGATGCTGCGGCCCTATGGGTTGTTCGGCACCCATGAGATCGAAAGAGTTTAG
- a CDS encoding sensor histidine kinase: MPVNEKPSVASEVAGPPGPNVEELFSDGPVVLFVWKPKPGWPVEYVSRNVAGLIGYSPTEILSPAFYFIDLLHPDDLQRTANDIHNHLKNNASQFEQFYRLRHKDGPYRWIHDYTRPVYNHSGQIVRIQGYLLDQTPRKQAELALAENARQTQAILDNVIDGIITIDENRVVTSFNRAAERIFEYSAQEVLGRNVNMLMPEPYHSEHEGYVNNYLQTGVTKIIGIGREVEARRKSGRTFPMELSVSEISHNGKRVFIGMVRDITERKRMERMKNEFVATVSHELRTPLTSISGPISLLLGGALGELPESARKMLEVAHKNSLRLANLINDLLDMEKIAAGKMPFELSTQEVMPMVEQAVHLSQPHAAQYQVKLSLVERADGVQVRVDGQRLQQILTNFLSNAAKFSPKDGSVQVGVKKLDGQVRIRVSDDGPGIPTEFRSRIFQKFSQADSSDTRQKGGTGLGLAIAKELAEKMGGRVDFESEHGQGSIFYVDLPLVATKAERVVDDFRHSES, from the coding sequence ATGCCCGTCAATGAGAAGCCTTCCGTGGCTTCCGAGGTTGCCGGCCCGCCCGGCCCCAACGTCGAAGAACTTTTCTCCGACGGACCGGTGGTCCTCTTTGTCTGGAAGCCGAAACCCGGCTGGCCCGTGGAATATGTTTCCCGAAATGTCGCCGGCCTGATCGGCTATAGTCCCACCGAAATTCTCTCACCAGCTTTCTACTTCATCGACCTGCTCCATCCGGACGACCTCCAGCGAACCGCGAACGACATCCACAACCACCTCAAGAACAATGCAAGCCAATTCGAACAGTTTTATCGACTGCGGCACAAGGACGGACCGTACCGCTGGATTCATGACTACACCCGGCCGGTATACAATCATTCCGGACAGATCGTTCGGATTCAAGGCTATCTCTTGGATCAAACCCCGCGCAAACAGGCCGAGCTGGCCCTGGCCGAGAACGCCCGCCAGACTCAGGCCATTTTGGACAACGTCATCGACGGGATCATCACCATTGACGAAAATCGCGTCGTGACCTCCTTCAACCGCGCTGCGGAGCGCATATTTGAATACAGCGCGCAAGAAGTGCTGGGACGAAACGTGAACATGCTCATGCCCGAGCCGTATCACAGCGAGCATGAAGGCTACGTCAACAATTACCTGCAGACCGGCGTGACGAAGATCATCGGTATCGGGCGCGAGGTCGAAGCCCGTCGAAAAAGCGGACGGACCTTTCCCATGGAACTGTCCGTTTCGGAAATATCCCACAATGGGAAAAGGGTCTTCATCGGCATGGTTCGGGACATCACCGAGCGCAAGCGCATGGAGCGGATGAAAAACGAATTTGTGGCCACTGTCAGCCATGAACTGCGCACCCCCCTGACGTCCATCAGCGGCCCCATCAGCCTGCTCCTGGGCGGGGCGCTGGGCGAACTGCCGGAGTCGGCCCGCAAGATGCTGGAAGTAGCCCACAAAAACAGCCTTCGCTTGGCCAACCTGATCAACGACCTGTTGGACATGGAAAAAATCGCCGCTGGAAAGATGCCCTTTGAGTTGAGCACCCAAGAGGTAATGCCCATGGTGGAGCAGGCCGTGCACCTCAGCCAGCCCCACGCCGCCCAATACCAGGTCAAGCTGAGCTTGGTTGAACGTGCCGATGGAGTTCAAGTCCGGGTGGACGGTCAGCGTCTGCAACAAATTCTGACAAACTTTCTTTCCAACGCAGCCAAATTTTCTCCCAAGGACGGCTCTGTCCAAGTCGGAGTAAAAAAACTGGACGGACAGGTCCGCATCCGGGTCAGCGACGACGGTCCTGGCATCCCCACGGAATTCCGGAGTCGAATTTTCCAAAAATTCTCCCAAGCGGATTCCTCGGACACCCGGCAAAAAGGTGGCACCGGCCTTGGACTGGCTATTGCCAAGGAACTGGCCGAAAAGATGGGCGGACGCGTCGACTTTGAATCAGAGCATGGACAGGGATCAATATTTTACGTGGATTTGCCGCTAGTTGCGACCAAGGCTGAACGGGTGGTAGACGACTTCCGTCATTCTGAATCTTGA
- a CDS encoding ABC transporter ATP-binding protein yields the protein MAMLEVRDVTLTFRGLAALLNVGFSVEQGQIASLIGPNGAGKTSMLNCISGRYHPDEGKIALNGRDLLPMAAHDRVMAGLSRTFQNIALFKGLSVLDNLMVGRHIRLNYGLLSSLFYWGKARRSEDLHRKRIEEIIDFLGLSPYRHQVAGKLPYGVQKRVELGRALAGEPELLLLDEPMAGMNLEETEDMARYILDINEEWGITVLLVEHDMGVVMDISDQVIVLDFGQVLATGTPVQVQADPNVIAAYLGSDNASFVGR from the coding sequence ATGGCCATGCTGGAAGTCCGCGACGTCACGCTGACCTTTCGCGGCCTGGCCGCCTTGCTGAATGTCGGCTTCAGCGTGGAGCAGGGCCAGATCGCCTCGCTCATCGGCCCCAACGGCGCAGGCAAGACGAGCATGCTCAACTGCATCAGTGGGCGGTACCATCCGGACGAGGGCAAAATCGCCCTGAACGGACGAGACCTGCTCCCCATGGCAGCCCATGACCGGGTCATGGCCGGACTTTCGCGGACCTTTCAGAACATCGCCCTGTTCAAGGGCTTGAGCGTGCTGGACAACCTGATGGTCGGCCGCCATATCCGCCTGAATTACGGTTTGCTCTCGTCCCTGTTCTACTGGGGCAAGGCTCGGCGCAGCGAGGATCTGCACCGCAAGCGCATTGAGGAAATCATCGACTTTCTCGGCCTGTCCCCCTACCGCCATCAGGTGGCGGGCAAGCTGCCCTACGGGGTGCAAAAACGGGTCGAACTGGGCCGGGCATTGGCCGGAGAACCGGAACTGCTGCTCCTGGACGAACCCATGGCCGGGATGAACCTGGAAGAAACCGAGGACATGGCCCGCTACATCCTGGACATCAACGAGGAATGGGGCATCACCGTCCTTCTTGTGGAGCACGACATGGGCGTGGTCATGGACATCTCCGACCAGGTGATCGTCCTGGATTTCGGCCAAGTCCTGGCCACCGGCACCCCGGTCCAGGTCCAGGCAGACCCGAACGTCATCGCCGCCTACCTGGGCAGCGACAACGCGTCGTTTGTCGGAAGATAG
- a CDS encoding AMP-binding protein — MQEEQRSQRPYDTTLPRLLLDNAAQFGAKTALREKEWGVWQPYSWTDYLRKTSEFAAGMKKLGLGKGDVLVLIGDNRPEWLWAELAIQSLGGMALGLYQDAPVEEIEYIFSLTNCRMVVAEDQEQVDKMLDLKQRVPHLQYVVYHDAKGLSGYKEDGLHPFERICEQGRPDAGQFAQWVDRLQPDDTCLIATTSGTTGRPKLAMLSHRNLLSMATNLGRVDPKHDTDEFVSFLPLAWMGEQMMAVASALLFGFCVNFPEEPDTVQENIREIGPHLIFSPPRVWENLAARVRVKIMETSPLKRFLYNLFLPMGTRYAECLLAGTKPGPALRLGKVLADAGLFRALRDRLGFSRIRSATTGGAALGPDTFRFFHALGVNLKQIYGQTEIAGISCIHADGRVDFDSVGEPIPETEIIISEEGEILSRSPAVFQGYYANPEATAETIQDGWLRSGDAGFFKGNGQIVVIDRLKDVMHLADGTQFSPQFMENKLKFSPYVREAVILGKERPHLAAIISIDPEIAGRWAESRLLTYTTYQDLAAKNEIYDLIRTEIAEINAGLPETTRIKRFALLFKELDADDGELTRTRKLRRKVVEERYLPLIESLYGPDVCMNLTASIQYQDGRTREMCGSIQIATVD; from the coding sequence ATGCAGGAAGAACAACGTTCCCAACGCCCTTATGATACAACACTGCCCCGGTTGTTGCTGGACAACGCCGCGCAATTCGGGGCCAAGACGGCTCTGCGGGAAAAGGAATGGGGCGTTTGGCAGCCGTATTCCTGGACCGACTACTTGCGCAAAACCTCGGAATTCGCCGCGGGGATGAAGAAGCTCGGCCTGGGCAAGGGCGACGTGCTGGTGCTCATCGGCGACAACCGTCCGGAATGGCTCTGGGCCGAGCTGGCCATCCAGTCCCTGGGCGGCATGGCCCTGGGGCTGTACCAGGACGCACCGGTGGAGGAGATCGAGTACATCTTTTCGCTCACCAACTGCCGGATGGTCGTGGCCGAAGACCAGGAGCAGGTGGACAAGATGCTGGACCTGAAACAGCGCGTGCCCCATCTCCAATACGTGGTCTACCATGACGCCAAGGGCTTGTCCGGGTACAAGGAAGACGGCCTGCACCCCTTTGAACGGATTTGCGAACAGGGTCGCCCCGATGCGGGCCAGTTCGCCCAGTGGGTGGACCGGCTTCAGCCCGACGACACCTGTTTGATCGCCACCACCTCCGGAACCACCGGACGGCCCAAGCTGGCCATGCTCTCCCACCGCAACCTGCTGTCCATGGCCACCAACCTGGGCCGGGTGGACCCCAAGCACGACACCGACGAGTTCGTCTCTTTCCTGCCCCTGGCCTGGATGGGCGAGCAGATGATGGCCGTGGCCTCGGCCCTGCTGTTCGGCTTTTGCGTCAACTTTCCGGAGGAGCCGGACACGGTGCAGGAAAACATCCGGGAGATCGGGCCGCACCTGATCTTCTCCCCTCCCCGGGTCTGGGAGAATCTGGCCGCCCGGGTACGAGTCAAGATCATGGAGACCAGCCCGCTGAAGCGCTTTCTATATAACCTCTTCCTGCCCATGGGCACGCGCTACGCCGAATGCCTGCTTGCCGGAACCAAGCCCGGTCCGGCCTTGCGTCTGGGCAAGGTCCTGGCCGACGCCGGTCTGTTCCGGGCCCTGCGCGACCGGCTGGGCTTTTCCCGGATTCGCTCCGCCACTACCGGCGGCGCGGCCTTGGGGCCGGACACCTTTCGCTTTTTTCACGCTCTGGGCGTAAACCTGAAGCAGATCTACGGCCAGACGGAAATCGCCGGGATCTCCTGCATCCACGCGGACGGCCGGGTGGATTTCGACTCCGTGGGCGAGCCCATCCCGGAAACCGAGATCATCATTTCCGAGGAAGGCGAAATTCTCTCCCGTTCTCCGGCCGTGTTCCAAGGCTACTACGCCAACCCCGAGGCCACGGCCGAGACCATCCAGGACGGCTGGCTGCGCTCCGGAGACGCCGGATTCTTCAAGGGCAACGGGCAGATCGTGGTCATCGACCGGCTCAAGGACGTCATGCACCTGGCCGACGGAACCCAGTTTTCGCCGCAGTTCATGGAGAACAAGCTCAAGTTCTCGCCTTATGTCCGAGAAGCCGTAATTCTGGGCAAGGAGCGTCCCCATCTGGCCGCGATCATCAGCATCGACCCGGAAATCGCGGGGCGATGGGCCGAAAGCCGGCTGCTCACCTACACCACGTACCAGGATCTGGCCGCCAAGAACGAAATCTACGACCTGATCCGGACCGAAATCGCCGAAATCAACGCCGGCCTCCCGGAAACCACTCGGATCAAGCGCTTCGCCCTGCTGTTCAAGGAACTGGACGCGGACGACGGCGAACTGACCCGGACCCGCAAGCTGCGCCGCAAGGTGGTGGAGGAGCGCTACCTGCCGCTCATCGAATCCCTCTACGGCCCGGACGTCTGCATGAACCTGACCGCTTCCATCCAGTACCAGGACGGGCGGACGCGGGAAATGTGCGGGAGTATTCAGATTGCTACCGTGGACTAA